The DNA window TCGACATAATTATAACAAACAAATCAACCAAAAATATCTATCAATATACACGACCGACTCcgacaattttcaattaatttcggTTAACTATTTATACCGCTTAAATCTACTAACTCGGTTAATTCGACCAATCCGATACTAATTTTATCTAAATCCAACATACTACTTATACTGCTACTGCTAGTACTTATCTGATAATGTATACTATTTCCACTTCTAATtactatattaattattttaccgCTACTGATTCCTACCACTAATTCTCTGCTATTGTTTTATTGTTAATAGCCTTCTGTGATCGTTTCAACAACTATATCTTACTGCTActagtttttaatatttttataagttgAAAACATCTCAACagagtatttttattaatttattctatactcttaactcgtaaaatttataaaaatatttataattataacttAACATAATTCTTAAGGAACTCTAAACAATTCTACAACAATCCCTACAACTCTAAAGTACTCCAAAAATAGTCTACTGACAACTCTTACCTATAAGGGTAACTCTTATGGGTAACTCTTATGAACTTAATTGGCTCATGGTCtaactcaagtaataataaaaacaactCAAAAGAACCTCTGACAACCGTATTGACAACTCTTATCGAATTAAAATTAACTCAAATGAGCTAATTAACCCAATTATTTATATCTAACTCAAatctcataaaatatattattattattattattattatcattattattattattattattattattataaatcttGCTAATGAAATTTTATATAGTATAAGCCTTAAACATGATTCTCAAATCTACACTTATGCTACCGTAAATAAAAGTGCCGCTCCAATATTAGGGAACTGAAACGTGATACTCCATGCTCCATGAAAACTCATAAATATCGCTACCGTGCAAATTCAAATTGATATACAGTATCGACCGAGAATATATAACATGGCTAGATGAATATGAAGTAGTTAACTTTATATGTTTATATGATATCGATAcaataatatacatatatattaaccAAACAATATATAACATATACGAATGGATTTTCATCTAATTCATCCTAATTTTCCACAGAACCATTCAAAATCAACAATTTTGGCAACACAGCTATCAAAATCAATTCAACAATTTAGCAACATCGCAGTAGTAATTCATATACCCTAATCCCACATACCAATTATCATAATTCTGGTTATaagattcgaaccccacccttaccttatggtTTGGAGATTGCCTCTAAAAATCCAATGGAGTGCAAGCCTTTGCCACCGTTCGATCTTCTTCCCGTCAAACTCTCATTCCTCTTCGTCTGCAACTTTTGTTCCACGATCTGTTTTCCCAAAACTTCCAAAACCCTTGTTCCTCTTTTTCTGAAATTGTTTTCACGATCTAAATTCCAACCAACTTACAAACCCTTAATTccattatttattcttttaattcaataaatcaaataataataattactattatTCCAACAATACTCTTGGGCTTAATATTACACCTCCACATTTCTTCATACCACCCACCACTAAACCAACTTAAATAAATCATAGTCCTCTGtagtaatattatttctaatattattctccgattaaaccgactaatttctcgaCCATCAATTTAACCgctcaaaacaacatataattcCAATTACGGCTCttataaaaatgccaaaaattctaacttcgactaattccaacaattaattcattatacaatttaattaaataaataataaaattccgggtgttacaactctcccccacttagaatattttcgtcctcgaaaattctatccACCAACTCCAACCTCAACTTCATCCCATATATAGTCTTTGATCCTCAGTTGCGTTTGGCAACACCTCGACTACTACTCTTGTGTAGTAATAACAACTCAACAATATTCAAATCCAATACATGCATGCTAGTACTTCGCGGCCTAACCGTTAGTAACTCATCAGACGTATCAACTTTTTAAGTAGCAATCATCCATATCATACTTATACTCAGTTATACAATCCTACATCATCATCCTGTAAGGTCAATCACATAATAACGTCAAGGTAACCAACTTAATCAACTTCATAATATCCCCGAGTATTACTCATCACTTACGGTAACCAACAATAACATCACTACAACAACGGCTGAATTATTATAATTCCAACTGAATAGCATAACTCGGCTAATAGCCACACCACACATCATCAACTAACACTTACAAGGTCATCCTATTATAATCGGCACCATTCAAAAGAAAACATAACACTTTGGCACATCACGCTTTAGCCGCgcgactctgatcctccatcttaattcaccgtccTATTATAGTTTCTATCAACTTATATGATTTACAAGCTTCGACCAAGCTTCATACTTCCCTCAACATTCACCACTTTACGCACCATCGAGATAGCAAGataagtctataacatccaaATACAATttccgtctactattaacaagagattaagggtgatcaagtcctcaatttgtcaatagatagccgacaattataatggagtataaccatcattaccaactttAACAACGTCTCTACTTACACCATCAAAAGCATCATAATTCAATATCTTACAAAACCATCTGAAActgctaacaccgacgtcttacaACTTCATACTACCACACATCCTGTGATAATATCATAACAACATTCCTTAACGCTATCATCGTCAGCACTCCTCATTCTTGAAGTTATGCTCTTCGCACTTCTAACAGCTGCAACAACTCTTATAATCACTTACTAATAATCCATAACAAGGTCTACAATAATCCAACACTAAATCATTGTTCCTTCGTCAACAGTTTACACGATAACTACTCAAACCGAAAACTtcatttctttccaacatcatcctgccaCCAATAAATTTTTTACAGCTGCTGCCACTATTTGAATAATAAAGTTCAtcttgttagctttccaacgcttcaaacgggactcaaatcggacgtccagaactccagttatgaattttcgaagtttcatgacgattcagaaattttcctgcgttttgcttacggaaatttcgctccaaaactcattcttttcaacGTAATCACTTTCCAAACAGTCCTTAACACCACTCCTCGCTCCCAAaatttttataactcgagaggcaAATTCTTTCGGCGACTTCAGTTTTcgaaacaccaagacaacaatcctctctgcaacttccaactaaaacacattcgagaagcaaaacttctcccccacttcgctcaaaatAATAcatgcaacaaccagaaagcaacaagtaccgacagtgtttcacacacttgtcgcgtatagaggaataaacaacattagacaaccctggtcggacggaccgacctgctctgataccactaatgtaacaccccattttctacccagtaattataataaaatcataGTGCGGAAAATTTTAAACATCAAACATGAGGCATTACGTTTTCAACTTAAAAACCACAAATAACCtgtatttcatttatctttgatacatagcattcggcaattacaactttaaaattataattattcatCAGCTAAAAACAACTTAAAAACAACAGTAATTACTTCTTATTATTCAACTTTGGATTTCAACAGCtataataataatacaacaaCAAATACAATCATAATTCCATCCCGAgtactacgtatcagagcaagacaccaactcgactaacagcaactaaagacttcatgaAGTCACTTCAACTTCCACCGCTATcctgagtacctgtccatttcccatggtagggaaacatcattcagaaggggtgagatatcgaaaaatataaacaaaagtatgataattaatatattagatcagatcatacaattatcaccactttcaaacaacagttataataacaactagCAACAGCAGTTATAACAACAACTTTAGCAACAATTtgtaacaacaattataacaaccatcagcaacaacaattatcacaataattacaataattatttcacaactcaaaccaacacaacttatatcaacagcaACTCATAACAACATTAACTTCACAACGACTCAAAATGCGACACAACTGTAAAAattgcatgtggtaccatttggagcagaactcccaacttaaacaaatGCCagtttatcgaggcatttcaacaaggcataagccttcaacgtggtgccatcaaggccaacttaaacaggtgtcACCAAGGCCAACTTAAAAAATGCAATGTATGCCATGCAACACCAACCACAacgacaacaagaacaacaacaacttaaacaacaacttgaacatgcaacgaattgcatcaacttaatccaacattggtcgttcgacctacaacttaatcaacaacaacttataaacaACAACGTATTCCAAACAACAACGAAATCAACAACAAGTATTCAGAACAACACATTTAAtagcaactcatcaacaacacAATTCCATAAACCGAAACAATTCAACCACACCTGCAAATCAACTTATTCGACATAATTATAACAAACAAATCAACCAAAAATATCTATCAATATACACGACCGACTCcgacaattttcaattaatttcggTTAACTATTTATACCGCTTAAATCTACTAACTCGGTTAATTCGACCAATCCGATACTAATTTTATCTAAATCCAACATACTACTTATACTGCTACTGCTAGTACTTATCTGATAATGTATACTATTTCCACTTCTAATtactatattaattattttaccgCTACTGATTCCTACCACTAATTCTCTGCTATTGTTTTATTGTTAATAGCCTTCTGTGATCGTTTCAACAACTATATCTTACTGCTActagtttttaatatttttataagttgAAAACATCTCAACagagtatttttattaatttattctatactcttaactcgtaaaatttataaaaatatttataattataacttAACATAATTCTTAAGGAACTCTAAACAATTCTACAACAATCCCTACAACTCTAAAGTACTCCAAAAATAGTCTACTGACAACTCTTACCTATAAGGGTAACTCTTATGGGTAACTCTTATGAACTTAATTGGCTAATGGTCtaactcaagtaataataaaaacaactCAAAAGAACCTCTGACAACCGTATTGACAACTCTTATCGAATTAAAATTAACTCAAATGAGCTAATTAACCCAATTATTTATATCTAACTCAAatctcataaaatatattattattattattattattattatcattattattattattattattattattattattattattataaatcttGCTAATGAAATTTTATATAGTATAAGCCTTACCTTATGGTTTGGAGATTGCCTCTAAAAATCCAATGGAGTGCAAGCCTTTGCCACCGTTCGATCTTCTTCCCGTCAAACTCTCATTCCTCTTCGTCTGCAACTTTTGTTCCACGATCTGTTTTCCCAAAACTTCCAAAACCCTTGTTCCTCTTTTTCTGAAATTGTTTTCACGATCTAAATTCCAACCAACTTACAAACTCTTAATTccattatttattcttttaattcaataaatcaaataataataattactattatTCCAACAATACTCTTGGGCTTAATATTACACCTCCACATTTCTTCATACCACCCACCACTAAACCAACTTAAATAAATCATAGTCCTCTGtagtaatattatttctaatattattctccgattaaaccgactaatttctcgaCCATCAATTTAACCgctcaaaacaacatataattcCAATTACGGCTCttataaaaatgccaaaaattctaacttcgactaattccaacaattaattcattatacaatttaattaaataaataataaaattctgGGTGTTACATATAGAGGGACattcctcaccttaccaaccggtgtTGTAAGAATAAATTAGGTCAAACTCTTATATGGTATTCGAGCTTATCGATCGGACCGTGGGCCGCCACCGTTAATATACACGCACCAAACTCAAAAGAGTGTTGggcgtgatatatatatatatatatatatatatatatatatatatatatatatatatatatatatatatatatatatatattgtgtgtTCAATAGTCCTGTgcaagtaagttattataacttactccacatcttgaccatttattattttcaatctaatggttaaaaataataaggaatagttttctctctccttattatttttaaccattagattgaaaataataaatggtcaagatgtggagtaagttatagtaacgtactcttggagtaaatataaccctcctcatatatatatatatatatatatatatatatatatatatatatatatatatatatatatatatagggtttaatggatatgcactgacagtgtaaaatagttttacactgtcatccaatagaaaataaaCAATATGTcatgttattaaaaaaattagaataaaaatgTTGTGTAATTGAATACATGAGTGTGATTGGTTGATAGTGTATATATTGACGTGTTTGacagaaattttaaaattattgataGATGAAATTGTCACAATATATTGTTATGGTATTTTGTGtcgtattatattttttaaagtatttgtttCATTTGCAATGTAACTGTTTCAAACATCAATATATTCAGTTTTTTTAGATATATAGGTCGATAAAAGTTGATGTCTTTGGATCATTATAGatcaaatatataaatttttttaatccaTGCAACTCTTATAAAAATGCAACAAACGACACTTTATTTCATTTTCACTCacaaaggaaaaaaaacaagTCGAGGCATAAAAAGTTAAACATCCATTATTACAAATTAAGGAAAATCAGTCTCTTACGTACATAAACATGTGGTTTTTCATATTGGTCACCACAACAAACCAAGAATACTAACGACTCATGCCACCTTGCACTGCAGGAGCCGCCGTGACACCGCGGGAACCCATTTGCACGTTACCATTCCAACCTATATgtacaaatattttcaaattcacTTAAATttttaacaacaataacaaaagatGTTATTtgttttagggttaatagtagttcacccccctgtaatgttagcgaattttgcttttcccccctccctaccttttggcaaccgttttttcaaaaaaaccgttgccaaaacctgcctttggcaacagtaggggggtaaaccaaaacacgctcatattacagggggtaaactacCATTAACCCTTTGTTTTATTATCAAAGTACCTGCAGACATGTCGAAACCACGAGCTTCAAGCTCGCGATGCTCTTGACAAAGGGAAATTGGGAAGCAACAACAACTAGCAAGGCAATCGGAAGTTTGACTTCCGTCAATGCCAAAAACGTTCCTTAATTTGGTACGATAAATGCACCCATAGAGTGACCCGAGACCAACACTACCAAGTAGACAGTAAAGCAATCCATGCACACAGCAAGCTGCAATATTAtaccaaaacaaaacaaattatatTGTATTCATCAATTCCTCTTcctctaaataaaaattaaagcaaAACAATTGAACCTTAATCACACACTCACAAGTTGTTCCTTTGTCTACAATTTCAGCTACCCTTCCGAATGCAACACATGGACACCATAAAGTGAGGCAACCTACACATgaaaattacaaaattatttcAAGATAGGAACAATTAAACAAGGAAAAAAAATTGCATCAAGGATGTGAGAATTACAAGAGCTCAAGTCAGAAAAGCAGTCACAAAAGCCAGTGGACCACGATGCCATGTAAACCGTTTTAGGAGTATTCACTAATAAGATGCGTACTGGAAGTGGCCTTCATGACTCCTATATATAATACAtttagaaaaacaattttttttaactattcaaagagttatttaaataattaaaattatagcaGGTAAAAGGACAACATATTGCCCTACTATCCTTTTGTTGAAGGCAAATTATATTTGCATTCAATCAAGAAATAATTTTAAGATactaattaatagaaaaattatatttgttcgcacctaatatatatatatatatatatatatatatatattagtgttAAGACTTACACTTCATATCCGTCTATCCGTTTTTTTTTATTGTGCTAATGCGTAGATctattttatatgaaaaaaagattatgtttcttttaaaataatattatttagacataattattaaaaataaaaatacgatGATAATTATTTAAGGAGTTAGCAAATATACCTTGAGAAGatatttactttattatttttagaaatttattttgttatatattttgaaTGTAGACTTATAAATATTTAGATTTTAAGTCAAATTCAAATAGTAAAGAAATGTATTGTTCGCCCACGGACACGTAAACATCtccctaattttattttattcaacacATACATATATACAATTTTAATCTACAATTCAAatgttttcttaatttttaaggtgatatactaataaataaaaagtatgataaaaaataaaaatttaaacagAAATAACAAAAATAGTTAAGAACCATACTTTTTAAGTAGAACTAGTAACAAATCTGTGGGTTCGCACGGATTCTGGTACGTGACGCACAGTTGTTTcagatgtattttttttaatagaaaaaatgttTATAAAAAGTAATTAACATTTTAATCAGTAATTTTATGTTACTGTCAacaatcaatattttgataaatatcttcatattcccgttaatattcaatattgtgataagtaagttcaggttcctgttaatattcaatattgtgataagtgacttcatgttcccgttaatattcaatattgtgataagtaacttcatgttcccgttaatattcaatatttgaatcactaacttcaggttccccttaatatttaatattgagtgatcagtaacttcatgttcctattaatattcaatatttaaatagtaatttcaggttcccattaatattcaatattgtgatcagtaacttcatgttaccgttaatattcactattttgatcagtaacttcaggttcccattaatattcaatattgtgatcaataactttatgttctcgttaatattcaatacaaataaccagtaacttcatgttcccgttaatatgcaatattgtgatcagtaacttcatgttcccattaatattcactatttgatcagtaacttcatgttcccgttaatattcaatattttaatcagtaacttcaagttcccgttaaaattcaatattgtgatcaataactttatgtttccgttaatattcgaTACAAATAATCAGTAATtttaggttcccgttaatatgcaatattgtgatcagtaatttcaggttcccgttaatatgcaatactgtgatcaataacttcatgtttccgttgatattcactattttgatcagtaacttcatgtttccgttaatattcaatattttaatcagtaatttcaggttccctttaatattcaatattgtgatagttaattcatgtttccgttaatattcaataactCCAAATTCccgttaatatgcaatattgtgatcagtaacttcaggtttccgTTAATATGCAAAGATAAATGTTTTTAAGtgtgaaaaattatttaatatttgaatcaatagtaaagttGTTACCGCTtataacaataatatatttttgtatatgaaaatattttaataaacaatatGTTTTTCTccgtttataaatattatttttgttttgataatatttataataatatttaaatcaataataaagttgttgtcgtatataaaaatattttaaataaaaatgtaattttggccgtatataaatattattttgtttttttactaaattataaataatgtATCATACATGTTTAGTCTTACATTGCCCAATACTTCCTTATCCATCCTATTATCGCcattaaaaacatgataaaataccTTCTTATCCTAAAATGTTGtaattaaaaaacttaataaaaaatattatgaataaaaaataatatttaaatatttaatgttgTAAGAAAAATAATACTTTATATTAATGACTAATCCAGTTCATAATATCTTTCattatcacaaaaaaatattatatgattaatatatagattaattaattaatatgaatataatataattttagagCCAATAAACAAGATAATAGAAATCTAACTTTAtgttccaaaataaaataaaagaggagATTTACGTAATATACACACTTACAACAAAAAGAAAGAGAAGATTTAACTTTATTTTTAgaaatttattttgttatatatttagAACGTAGACTTATAAATATTTAGATTTTAAGTCAAATTCAAATAGTAAAGAAATGTATCGTTCGCCCACGGACACGTAAACATCtccctaattttattttattcaacacATACATATATACAATTTTAATCTACAATTCAAatgttttcttaatttttaaggtgatatactaataaataaaaagtatgataaaaaaataatttttttaacagaaATAACAAAAATAGTTAAGAACCATACTTTTTAAGTAGAATAAAATACATAGTTAAGTAACATCAATAAAATCAAAAGCAACTAATATTAAAAAACACATCATAACATTCTATTCAAGCATTGACTATTGAAATAGACTTAATACACACCACACATGTCATCATCTTCCCCCAATATCCTTCAGTTCTTTTGTTCAAATTCACACCACACATGTCATCATCATCTTCCCTCAATATCCTTCTGTTCTTTTGTTCAAAATCACACCACATATGTCATCATCTTTCCTCAATATCCTTTGATGTGAAGATATAtatctctttgaaaaaaaaaaggcttTGTTTTTGCTTCATAACGAGGTTTGTGAGTTGTTAAGTTTTGATCAATATTAACACAATTAGAAATAcataatttctttccctttcccATAGTTTTAATCGCGATTGATGTTGAATTATAtggataaaaacaaataaataagtaGTATACTCACTTTCTTTTCTATTAATCTATCTATAGGACATTGGAAACATATGTAATGGCACGGAtacatttatttaatataatataaattttatatatatatatatatatatatatatatatatatatatatatatatatatatatatatatatatatatatatatatatatatatatatatatatatttaaatttgaaataaatttttaattataataataatataaactcaattgttctaaataatcatacaaaaggAAGAAAGAAAGAGGCTCGTGAatggagaaagaaaagaaataaaacatttgacatttgaaaataacaaataaaagtaattgttaattaaaataaaatatgtattataccGATAGTGATcggtgaaaaaaaaaaagaaaatttgacatttaaaaataagaatttcgtgtctcaaataaaaataactgttaattaaaagaaaataaatattttttttatagtgacccgtgagaaaaaggaaaattttaacatataaaataattttaataattttaatattagatcTGCAAtttaaaatctataaaattaTTGTAAGAATTTTAATGTTAGATctgcaatttatttattttgaattcttATCTAACAGTGACAgtcaaaacaaaaattttatgacaatataaataaatataaaaataaatatttgtaattaattattgtttttattttatcttatttctATTATCATATATTCATCTCAATTCTTTTCAATTCCTCTTTCTCATTTACAAAATAgtgttttttttatcaataaaaatatataacttaaataactatatatttttaaataaaaaacaaattaaaattgaaattagaaaGTTTATACACTACAACATTTATtacttttagttttattttatttttgcaattATTCGTAAAGATTGAAAAAAACTTTCTTGCATtccagttttattttatttttttaactattcGTGAAGATTTCTTCTATGTTTTTTTCACCGTCACATTTACGATGCTGCAATCTTTATCCCATTTTTTCTTAACCACAATatgtataattaattaaaaaattaatttttgtgaaAACTTAAAAGCCATAATTTAATTCAATTTCTCCTTTTATACTCAAGAGAAAATCATGGGATTAGTGACATAAACTTGTAGGaagattttttttacaaaactactaatcttttatatattcaaaattgaaaacaaaaatctaaaaaaatgaaGCGTCCAGAATTtattaagtattattattttcatattttttaagtgTATTAATTGTGTATTAATCATATTAGATGTATTTTATTGGTCTAAAAGTCAATAATGATACCACAAATAGCAGATGTACTTTGGAGGCGCGGGTGAATAATGATACCAATAAACAGTCTAAAAGTCAATAATTGTGTATTAATCATATTAGCTGTATCTCACGCTAGAACTCAAGTTTAAGGCCCTCAAAAATAAACGGATtacaattgaatttttttttataggcCTCCTAACCTGTTTGATTCGGAAAAATGATGATGGGAATGTATTTCTTAAGTCTTTCAACAATGACTTTGCTCACCACTTTATAGATAGTGTTGCACAAAGATATGGGTTGGAACTGACTGATAAATTCAGGGTGAGGAACTTTAGCAATTAGGCAAATGTCAGTTTGGTTTACCTCTGCTATACGGCTAGGCTTCTCCCAAACATCCTTAACAAAATCACAGACCCG is part of the Vicia villosa cultivar HV-30 ecotype Madison, WI linkage group LG2, Vvil1.0, whole genome shotgun sequence genome and encodes:
- the LOC131646159 gene encoding protein PLANT CADMIUM RESISTANCE 3-like — translated: MASWSTGFCDCFSDLSSCCLTLWCPCVAFGRVAEIVDKGTTSCCVHGLLYCLLGSVGLGSLYGCIYRTKLRNVFGIDGSQTSDCLASCCCFPISLCQEHRELEARGFDMSAGWNGNVQMGSRGVTAAPAVQGGMSR